Proteins from a single region of SAR324 cluster bacterium:
- a CDS encoding caspase family protein, whose translation MNLTVVAARERAATRPSSPGGPKQALVVGNSAYTHTSPLKNPVNDANAIGSTLQQFGFEVTTLLDVNQRQMEQALRRFGSRLRDQNGVGLFYYAGHGMQVAGENYLLPVDINPSTETDVRYDAIPVGKLLGQMEAAGNGMNIVILDACRNNPFARSFRSESRGLAQVIAPTGSFISYATAPGNVAADGEGDNGLFTAKLLEHMKTPGLKLEEVFKRVRSDVQRESNDKQVPWDASSVTGDFFFVLPEVVVTAKPKLVAPATSSDQDFAAQAWDVIKDLEDSKAFEEFLRMFPEAPQSNLAKLKLIALATSSSTEEPVDAVSNSVKDQLPKDSSANSEVLFGEAAKKKLLEIRECVGCNLLSTDFREAKLNDVNLIRANLIGAKLNNARLNRANLNFAKLQGLT comes from the coding sequence ATGAATTTGACGGTGGTGGCCGCTCGGGAGCGTGCTGCGACCCGACCGAGTAGCCCAGGTGGTCCTAAGCAGGCTCTCGTCGTTGGCAACTCGGCTTATACCCACACCTCTCCTCTCAAAAATCCTGTCAACGATGCCAATGCGATTGGCTCCACCCTGCAACAATTTGGCTTTGAAGTAACCACCCTGCTAGATGTCAATCAACGTCAGATGGAGCAAGCCCTACGGCGCTTTGGCAGTCGTTTGCGTGATCAGAATGGGGTTGGTCTCTTCTACTACGCAGGACACGGGATGCAGGTCGCTGGGGAGAACTACTTACTCCCAGTGGATATCAACCCAAGCACAGAGACCGATGTACGCTACGACGCCATTCCAGTCGGCAAGCTATTGGGTCAGATGGAAGCAGCTGGCAACGGGATGAATATCGTGATTCTGGATGCCTGCCGCAATAACCCTTTTGCGAGAAGTTTTCGGAGTGAGAGTCGAGGTTTGGCTCAGGTGATTGCGCCAACGGGATCGTTCATCTCGTATGCAACAGCTCCTGGGAATGTGGCAGCCGATGGGGAGGGCGACAACGGCCTGTTCACAGCGAAGTTGCTGGAACACATGAAGACTCCAGGCTTGAAGCTGGAGGAAGTTTTCAAGCGAGTCCGTTCGGATGTTCAGCGGGAGAGCAATGATAAGCAGGTGCCGTGGGATGCGTCCTCGGTGACTGGGGATTTCTTCTTTGTCCTACCTGAGGTTGTTGTCACAGCAAAGCCCAAACTGGTTGCACCTGCTACATCATCTGATCAGGACTTTGCCGCTCAGGCTTGGGATGTCATCAAGGACTTGGAAGACTCAAAAGCATTTGAAGAATTTCTCAGGATGTTTCCAGAAGCTCCTCAAAGTAACTTAGCCAAACTTAAGCTGATCGCACTAGCAACCTCTTCATCGACAGAAGAGCCAGTAGATGCTGTATCAAATTCAGTAAAGGATCAGTTACCCAAAGACAGTTCAGCAAATAGTGAAGTTTTATTTGGTGAAGCAGCCAAAAAGAAATTGCTAGAGATTAGGGAATGTGTTGGTTGCAACCTTCTTTCAACTGACTTTCGTGAAGCGAAGCTAAACGATGTCAATTTAATTAGAGCTAACTTGATTGGTGCAAAGCTGAATAATGCAAGACTGAATCGGGCCAATTTGAATTTTGCTAAACTTCAGGGGCTGACTTGA